One genomic segment of Mastomys coucha isolate ucsf_1 unplaced genomic scaffold, UCSF_Mcou_1 pScaffold22, whole genome shotgun sequence includes these proteins:
- the Best2 gene encoding bestrophin-2 isoform X2, which translates to MFPGTLHGTKRRLSLLHSLPCSFLLAEEQKRYFEKLVIYCDQYASLIPVSFVLGFYVTLVVHRWWNQYLCMPLPDALMCIVAGTVHGRDDRGRLYRRTLMRYAGLSAVLILRSVSTAVFKRFPTIDHVVEAGFMTREERKKFENLNSSYNKYWVPCVWFSSLAAQARREGRIRDNSALKLLLEELNVFRSKCGMLFHYDWISIPLVYTQVVTIAVYSYFLACLIGRQFLDPAQGYKDHTLDLCVPIFTLLQFFFYAGWLKVAEQLINPFGEDDDDFETNFLIDRNFQVSMLAVDEMYDDLAMLEKDLYWDAAEARAPYTAATAFLLQQPSFQGSTFDIALAKEDMQFQRLDGVDGPLGEAHGDFLQRLLPAGAGSVGPLGRRLSLLRRKNSCVSEASTAASCGCADGGGVECGCGDPLLDPSLREPELEPPACPEQAVPIPGPTPEPFTTVSIPGPRAPAPPWLPSPIGEEEESPA; encoded by the exons ATGTTTCCTGGGACTCTACATGGCACTAAGCGCCGCCTATCG CTACTGCATTCCCTACCCTGCAGCTTCTTACTGGCAGAAGAGCAGAAGCGCTACTTCGAGAAGCTTGTCATATACTGCGACCAGTACGCCAGCCTCATCCCCGTCTCTTTTGTACTTG GCTTCTACGTGACTCTGGTGGTGCATCGCTGGTGGAACCAGTACCTATGCATGCCTCTGCCGgatgcactcatgtgcatagtGGCCGGCACCGTGCACGGGCGAGATGATCGAGGCCGCCTCTACCGGCGCACGCTCATGCGCTACGCAGGGCTCTCAGCCGTGCTGATCCTTCGTTCTGTTAGCACAGCTGTCTTCAAACGGTTCCCCACCATAGACCACGTGGTCGAGGCTG GATTTATGACCCGAGAGGAACGCAAGAAGTTCGAGAACTTGAACTCGTCCTACAATAAGTACTGGGTGCCCTGCGTGTGGTTCTCGAGCCTGGCAGCGCAGGCGCGGCGAGAGGGGCGCATCCGCGACAACAGTGCCCTTAAGTTGCTACTAGAG GAGCTGAATGTGTTTCGGAGCAAATGTGGGATGTTGTTTCACTACGACTGGATTAGCATACCCCTTGTCTACACCCAG GTAGTCACTATCGCAGTGTACAGCTACTTCTTGGCTTGCCTCATTGGTCGTCAGTTCCTAGACCCTGCACAGGGCTACAAAGACCACACCCTGGACCTCTGCGTACCCATCTTCACCTTGCTGCAGTTCTTCTTCTACGCTGGATGGCTTAAG GTAGCGGAACAGCTTATTAACCCTTTTGGAGAAGACGACGACGACTTTGAGACCAACTTTCTGATTGACCGCAACTTCCAG GTGTCCATGCTAGCCGTCGATGAGATGTATGACGACTTGGCCATGCTGGAGAAAGATCTATACTGGGATGCAGCGGAAGCTCGCGCTCCCTACACCGCGGCCACCGCTTTCCTGCTTCAGCAGCCCTCCTTCCAGGGCTCCACTTTTGATATAGC GTTGGCTAAAGAGGACATGCAGTTCCAGAGGCTGGACGGCGTGGATGGCCCCCTGGGAGAGGCTCACGGGGACTTTCTGCAGCGCCTCCTGCCGGCGGGGGCGGGTTCTGTGGGTCCGCTGGGGCGGCGCCTGTCGCTGTTAAGGCGTAAGAACAGCTGTGTGTCAGAGGCCTCCACCGCAGCCAGCTGTGGCTGTGCAGATGGCGGAGGCGTTGAGTGCGGTTGTGGAGACCCATTGCTGGACCCCAGCCTGCGGGAACCTGAGCTGGAGCCTCCCGCATGTCCTGAGCAGGCTGTTCCCATCCCTGGACCAACTCCTGAACCTTTTACCACCGTGTCAATTCCAGGGCCTCGGGCTCCTGCGCCACCCTGGCTGCCTAGCCCtattggagaagaggaagagagtccCGCCTGA
- the Best2 gene encoding bestrophin-2 isoform X3, with protein sequence MTVTYTARVANARFGGFSQLLLLWRGSIYKLLWRELLCFLGLYMALSAAYRFLLAEEQKRYFEKLVIYCDQYASLIPVSFVLGFYVTLVVHRWWNQYLCMPLPDALMCIVAGTVHGRDDRGRLYRRTLMRYAGLSAVLILRSVSTAVFKRFPTIDHVVEAGFMTREERKKFENLNSSYNKYWVPCVWFSSLAAQARREGRIRDNSALKLLLEELNVFRSKCGMLFHYDWISIPLVYTQVVTIAVYSYFLACLIGRQFLDPAQGYKDHTLDLCVPIFTLLQFFFYAGWLKVAEQLINPFGEDDDDFETNFLIDRNFQVSMLAVDEMYDDLAMLEKDLYWDAAEARAPYTAATAFLLQQPSFQGSTFDIAASGSCATLAA encoded by the exons ATGACCGTCACCTACACAGCCCGGGTGGCGAATGCCCGCTTCGGTGGCTTCTCGCAGCTGCTACTGCTGTGGCGCGGAAGCATCTACAAGCTCCTGTGGCGAGAGCTGCTATGTTTCCTGGGACTCTACATGGCACTAAGCGCCGCCTATCG CTTCTTACTGGCAGAAGAGCAGAAGCGCTACTTCGAGAAGCTTGTCATATACTGCGACCAGTACGCCAGCCTCATCCCCGTCTCTTTTGTACTTG GCTTCTACGTGACTCTGGTGGTGCATCGCTGGTGGAACCAGTACCTATGCATGCCTCTGCCGgatgcactcatgtgcatagtGGCCGGCACCGTGCACGGGCGAGATGATCGAGGCCGCCTCTACCGGCGCACGCTCATGCGCTACGCAGGGCTCTCAGCCGTGCTGATCCTTCGTTCTGTTAGCACAGCTGTCTTCAAACGGTTCCCCACCATAGACCACGTGGTCGAGGCTG GATTTATGACCCGAGAGGAACGCAAGAAGTTCGAGAACTTGAACTCGTCCTACAATAAGTACTGGGTGCCCTGCGTGTGGTTCTCGAGCCTGGCAGCGCAGGCGCGGCGAGAGGGGCGCATCCGCGACAACAGTGCCCTTAAGTTGCTACTAGAG GAGCTGAATGTGTTTCGGAGCAAATGTGGGATGTTGTTTCACTACGACTGGATTAGCATACCCCTTGTCTACACCCAG GTAGTCACTATCGCAGTGTACAGCTACTTCTTGGCTTGCCTCATTGGTCGTCAGTTCCTAGACCCTGCACAGGGCTACAAAGACCACACCCTGGACCTCTGCGTACCCATCTTCACCTTGCTGCAGTTCTTCTTCTACGCTGGATGGCTTAAG GTAGCGGAACAGCTTATTAACCCTTTTGGAGAAGACGACGACGACTTTGAGACCAACTTTCTGATTGACCGCAACTTCCAG GTGTCCATGCTAGCCGTCGATGAGATGTATGACGACTTGGCCATGCTGGAGAAAGATCTATACTGGGATGCAGCGGAAGCTCGCGCTCCCTACACCGCGGCCACCGCTTTCCTGCTTCAGCAGCCCTCCTTCCAGGGCTCCACTTTTGATATAGC GGCCTCGGGCTCCTGCGCCACCCTGGCTGCCTAG
- the Hook2 gene encoding protein Hook homolog 2 isoform X6: MILQSLVEYSKDVLGHPVSDQHLPDVSLIGEFSNPAELGKLLQLVLGCAISCEKKQEYIQRIMTLEESVQHVVMEAIQELMTKDTPDSLSPENYENFDTQSRRYYFLSEEVEQRYLDLERQLVLLSEEKQSLTQENAVLRERVGGSEVESAPGPTAKKLLLLQSQLEQLQEENFRLESSREDDRLRCLELEREVAELQQRNQALTSLSQEAQALNDEMDELRQSSERARQLEATLKSCRGRLSELQELRRQVRQLEERNAGHAERTRQLEDELRRAGSLRAQLEAQRRQVQELQGQWQEEAMKAEKWLFECRNLEEKCDLVSKEKERLLTERDSLREANEELRCAQLQPRGLAQADLSLDSTPSGLENLAAEILPAELRETLVRLQLENKRLCQQEAADRERQEELQRHLEEANRARHGLEAQQRLNQQQLSDLRAQVEELQKALQEQGAKTDDRATPTLLKRKLEDHLQKLHEADLELQRKREYIEELEPPTDSNTARRIEELQDSLQKKDADLWVMEERYRCYVDKARTVFQTLEPKQRPPIGMSPEVHTLRSKLWEWNMRIRQMEVDYEKSRSRQEQEEKLLISAWYSMGMALEHRAGEERAPAHAQSFLAQQRLAINARRGPLGRQALSLRPTDKH, encoded by the exons aTGATCTTACAGAGCTTGGTGGAATACTCTAAGGAT GTTCTGGGGCACCCTGTGTCAGATCAGCATCTTCCAGATGTGAGCCTCATTGGCGAGTTCTCAAATCCCGCAGAACTCGGCAAACTGCTTCAGTTGGTACTGGGCTGTGCTATCAGTTGTGAGAAAAAACAGG AATATATCCAAAGAATTATGACCCTGGAGGAGTCTGTTCAACATGTAGTGATGGAAGCCATCCAGGAG CTCATGACCAAAGACACTCCTGACTCCCTGTCACCAGAGAATTATGAGAACTTTGATACACAG TCCCGCAGGTACTATTTCCTGAGTGAGGAGGTGGAGCAACGATACCTAGATCTGGAGCGCCAG CTTGTGCTCCTTTCAGAGGAGAAGCAGAGTCTGACACAAGAGAATGCTGTCTTACGAGAGAGGGTGGGCGGGTCGGAAGTGGAGAGTGCCCCAGGCCCCACTGCTAAGAAGCTGTTGCTCCTGCAATCACAGCTAGAACAGCTACAAGAGGAGAATTTCAG GCTGGAGAGCAGCCGGGAAGATGATCGGCTACGCTGCCTGGAACTGGAACGTGAGGTCGCTGAACTGCAACAACGGAACCAAGCACTGACCAGCTTGTCCCAGGAGGCACAAGCACTAAACGATGAGATGGATGAGCTGAG GCAGTCCTCCGAACGTGCAAGGCAGCTGGAGGCCACTCTAAAGAGCTGCCGTGGTCGcctgagtgagctccaggagcTCCGGCGGCAGGTGCGGCAGCTGGAGGAGCGAAATGCCGGCCACGCGGAGCGCACGCGGCAGCTGGAAGATGAGCTGCGCCGGGCAGGATCCCTGCGTGCCCAGCTCGAGGCTCAGCGCAGGCAG GTGCAAGAGTTGCAGGGCCAGTGGCAGGAAGAGGCCATGAAGGCTGAGAAGTGGCTGTTTGAATGCCGAAACCTAGAGGAAAAGTGTGACCTGGTGTCAAAGGAGAAGGAG CGGTTATTGACTGAGAGGGACTCCCTGAGGGAGGCCAACGAGGAGCTCCGCTGCGCCCAGCTCCAGCCTAGGGGATTGGCTCAGGCTG ACCTCTCCCTGGATTCTACCCCTTCTGGCTTGGAAAACTTAGCAGCAGAGATCCTGCCTGCAGAGCTCAG AGAAACACTAGTGCGGCTTCAGCTGGAGAACAAGAGACTGTGCCAGCAGGAAGCAGCGGACCGGGAGCGGCAGGAGGAGCTGCAGCGCCACCTGGAGGAGGCCAACAGAGCACGCCATGGGCTGGAAGCACAGCAACG GCTGAACCAGCAGCAGCTGTCGGACCTGAGGGCGCAGGTGGAAGAGCTACAGAAGGCCTTGCAGGAGCAGGGGGCCAAGACGGACGAC AGGGCCACT CCCACCCTGCTGAAGAGGAAGCTGGAGGATCATCT GCAGAAGCTGCATGAGGCTGACCTGGAGCTGCAGAGGAAACGAGAATACATTGAGGAGTTGGAGCCTCCCACTGATAGCAACA cagCCCGGCGGATTGAGGAGCTGCAGGACAGTTTGCAGAAGAAGGATGCAGACCTGTGGGTCATGGAGGAACGATACCGCTGCTACGTGGATAAGGCACGCACG GTCTTTCAGACTCTGGAACCCAAGCAGAGGCCACCCATTGGGATGTCCCCAGAAGTCCATACCCTGAGGTCCAAGCTCTGGGAGTGGAACATGCGAATACGGCAGATGGAG GTGGACTATGAGAAGAGTCGGAGTCGGCAGGAACAGGAGGAAAAGCTGCTCATCAGTGCCTGGTACAGCATG GGCATGGCGTTGGAGCATCGGGCTGGGGAAGAGCGCGCTCCTGCCCATGCCCAGTCCTTCCTGGCACAGCAAAGACTGGCCATCAATGCTCGCCGAGGACCCCTGGGGCGCCAGGCTCTGAGCCTCCGCCCCACTGACAAGCACTGA
- the Best2 gene encoding bestrophin-2 isoform X1 has translation MTVTYTARVANARFGGFSQLLLLWRGSIYKLLWRELLCFLGLYMALSAAYRFLLAEEQKRYFEKLVIYCDQYASLIPVSFVLGFYVTLVVHRWWNQYLCMPLPDALMCIVAGTVHGRDDRGRLYRRTLMRYAGLSAVLILRSVSTAVFKRFPTIDHVVEAGFMTREERKKFENLNSSYNKYWVPCVWFSSLAAQARREGRIRDNSALKLLLEELNVFRSKCGMLFHYDWISIPLVYTQVVTIAVYSYFLACLIGRQFLDPAQGYKDHTLDLCVPIFTLLQFFFYAGWLKVAEQLINPFGEDDDDFETNFLIDRNFQVSMLAVDEMYDDLAMLEKDLYWDAAEARAPYTAATAFLLQQPSFQGSTFDIALAKEDMQFQRLDGVDGPLGEAHGDFLQRLLPAGAGSVGPLGRRLSLLRRKNSCVSEASTAASCGCADGGGVECGCGDPLLDPSLREPELEPPACPEQAVPIPGPTPEPFTTVSIPGPRAPAPPWLPSPIGEEEESPA, from the exons ATGACCGTCACCTACACAGCCCGGGTGGCGAATGCCCGCTTCGGTGGCTTCTCGCAGCTGCTACTGCTGTGGCGCGGAAGCATCTACAAGCTCCTGTGGCGAGAGCTGCTATGTTTCCTGGGACTCTACATGGCACTAAGCGCCGCCTATCG CTTCTTACTGGCAGAAGAGCAGAAGCGCTACTTCGAGAAGCTTGTCATATACTGCGACCAGTACGCCAGCCTCATCCCCGTCTCTTTTGTACTTG GCTTCTACGTGACTCTGGTGGTGCATCGCTGGTGGAACCAGTACCTATGCATGCCTCTGCCGgatgcactcatgtgcatagtGGCCGGCACCGTGCACGGGCGAGATGATCGAGGCCGCCTCTACCGGCGCACGCTCATGCGCTACGCAGGGCTCTCAGCCGTGCTGATCCTTCGTTCTGTTAGCACAGCTGTCTTCAAACGGTTCCCCACCATAGACCACGTGGTCGAGGCTG GATTTATGACCCGAGAGGAACGCAAGAAGTTCGAGAACTTGAACTCGTCCTACAATAAGTACTGGGTGCCCTGCGTGTGGTTCTCGAGCCTGGCAGCGCAGGCGCGGCGAGAGGGGCGCATCCGCGACAACAGTGCCCTTAAGTTGCTACTAGAG GAGCTGAATGTGTTTCGGAGCAAATGTGGGATGTTGTTTCACTACGACTGGATTAGCATACCCCTTGTCTACACCCAG GTAGTCACTATCGCAGTGTACAGCTACTTCTTGGCTTGCCTCATTGGTCGTCAGTTCCTAGACCCTGCACAGGGCTACAAAGACCACACCCTGGACCTCTGCGTACCCATCTTCACCTTGCTGCAGTTCTTCTTCTACGCTGGATGGCTTAAG GTAGCGGAACAGCTTATTAACCCTTTTGGAGAAGACGACGACGACTTTGAGACCAACTTTCTGATTGACCGCAACTTCCAG GTGTCCATGCTAGCCGTCGATGAGATGTATGACGACTTGGCCATGCTGGAGAAAGATCTATACTGGGATGCAGCGGAAGCTCGCGCTCCCTACACCGCGGCCACCGCTTTCCTGCTTCAGCAGCCCTCCTTCCAGGGCTCCACTTTTGATATAGC GTTGGCTAAAGAGGACATGCAGTTCCAGAGGCTGGACGGCGTGGATGGCCCCCTGGGAGAGGCTCACGGGGACTTTCTGCAGCGCCTCCTGCCGGCGGGGGCGGGTTCTGTGGGTCCGCTGGGGCGGCGCCTGTCGCTGTTAAGGCGTAAGAACAGCTGTGTGTCAGAGGCCTCCACCGCAGCCAGCTGTGGCTGTGCAGATGGCGGAGGCGTTGAGTGCGGTTGTGGAGACCCATTGCTGGACCCCAGCCTGCGGGAACCTGAGCTGGAGCCTCCCGCATGTCCTGAGCAGGCTGTTCCCATCCCTGGACCAACTCCTGAACCTTTTACCACCGTGTCAATTCCAGGGCCTCGGGCTCCTGCGCCACCCTGGCTGCCTAGCCCtattggagaagaggaagagagtccCGCCTGA